The DNA region CTCGCCTTGGTCGTATCCGTCATGTTGCTCGTCAGCCTCGAACGAGAAAAACTCTTGCTTCGAGGATTTACCGAGGGGTCGAAGGCTCCGACAGAACTCTTCCAGGCCCTCTGGCAATCGCGCAACGATCTGATCGTCGAGACTCTTCTCGGCTTCCTCGTCAGTGCGATCGGGATCGCGGCGGCCATGACGTTTTTTCACTATGACGCCACGAGAAGGACCCTGGAAGAAGTCAAGGAACTCGCGCGGAACATTCTCCAGGGCATCCCCACGGGTGTGCTCACGGTTAATCAGGAAGGACTCGTCAGCGCGATGAATCCGGCGGCTGAGATGGTATTGAATCGCGTCTCACCGAGCTTGCTGGGGAACAGCTATGACGCGATATTCCTCGAAGCAGATCCGATCCGACAGGCTCTCGACGAGGCGTTGAGAGCGCACCGACATGTCAGTCAGAAGGACGTCCTCTATGAGCGCAAGGACCTCCCCCCGAAGACCATTCGCGTGAGTACAGCGGAACTGACCGGGGACGATAAGAAGGCTGCGGGCGTGATTCTGCAGGTGCAGGACGTCACCGAATGGCTCGGTCTGGAACAGCGAGTCCGGGTCGCAGAAAAGTTAGCGGCCCTGCATACGCTGTCCGCAGGGATGGCGCATGAGCTGCGCAATCCCTTAAGTGCCATGGATCTGAATTTGCACCTGCTGGAGGAAGAACTCAAGGAGAAGGGAACGCCAGGACAACAAGGTTGGCAATACCTCCACGTCTTGAATGCGGAATGCCGCCGTCTGTCTGGGATTCTGGACAACTTTATGAGGTTCGCGCGCCCAGGCGCGGTAGGCCTGCACGATATCAACGTCCAGGCACTGATCGAACACATCAGGGCCTTGATGCAGTTTGAGGCAGAGGAACGTCATGTTCTGCTTGACTATACTGTGGGAAAGGATTTGCCGGCAGTGTTGGGGGACGACACCCAGATCAGCCAAGTCTTGGTGAACATCATTGTGAATGCGTTTCATGCCATGCCGAACGGTGGGCGCTGTCATATCGCAGCGGTGCGCCGGGAGGCGGATGGGAAATCGTGGGTGGAAATTGCGGTGGAAGACAGCGGCGTCGGGATTCCTCAGAAGGAACTTCCCCGATTATTTGAACCTTTTTACACAACCAAGTCGAGCGGGACGGGGCTCGGTCTTGCCATCGCGTACCGGATTATGCAGGATCATGGCGGCACGATTCAGGTATCGAGCGTACCCGGAAGTGGAACGACGGTGGTGACACGATTTCCCCTCGCGAGTGATCACCCGCACCACGTGGGTGTGGGATCATGACGCAAGCCGAGCATATTCTCATCGTGGACGATGAGGTGAATATTCGGAGTGCGCTGGTAACGATGTTGGAGAAAAAAGGCTATCACGTTGCCGGAAGAGGGACAGGGGAAGAAGCGTTGCAACATCTCGAGGAAGTCCGGGCTGATCTGGTGATCACCGACCTGAGGATGCCCGGGATCGGCGGGATAGAATTCCTCCGTCGCGTTAAAGAGCAATGGCCCGACACGGTCGTCGTTATCATGACGGCGTATGGGTCGATCGATACGGCGGTGGAAGCAATGCGGCTGGGAGCCTATGACTATCTGACCAAACCGGTCGACCGTGAGCGGCTTCCGGTCGTGGTAGCCAAAGCGCTCGAGCACCATGCCCTGGCCTTTGAGAACAAGCGCCTCCGCGACCGTCTCGACACGCGGTCACGATTCGAGCAGATGAGCGGCGAGAGTGCGGCCATGCAACGAGTCTATAGCCTGGTGGAGATGGTGGCAGACCGCGATGTGACTGTCCTGCTCACAGGGGAAAGCGGAACCGGCAAGGAACTAGTCGCGCGCGCGATCCACCATAAGAGCCTGAGAGCCGATGGGCCGTTCATTACCGTCAATTGCGGGGCCTTACCAGAGAATCTTTTCGAGAGCGAATTGTTCGGGTATGAAAAGGGCGCGTTCACCGGCGCCATGGCAACCAAGGTGGGGCGGTTCGAACTGGCAGACGGCGGCACCCTGCTGCTGGACGAAGTCGGCGAACTCTCCCTCAAGTCGCAAGTTGACTTCCTGCGTGTACTGGAAACGAAAGAATTCAGGCGCTTGGGGGGAACGAAGTTGATCAGAGTCGATGCGAGGATCATCGCCGCCACGAATCGCAATTTGGCTGAAGCGGTGAAGCAGGGGGATTTTCGAGAAGATCTTTATTATCGGCTGAACGTCGTGCCGCTCCATCTTCCGCCGCTCCGTGAACGAGGGGACGACATCCCGCTGCTCGTGACACGGTTTCTGGTGGAATGTTGCGCGCAACATCAACGAAAACCCAAGGAAGTTTCTCGGGAGGCCATGCGACTACTTCGATTGTATGCTTGGCCCGGCAACATTCGCCAGCTGAGAAACCTGATGGAGCGATTAGTGGTCACCGTGCCGGATACAACGCTTCACCCAATGCACCTTCCCGAAGAAATCCAGATCAGTAAGGAAGACCACCGCACCATGATGGTGACGCTCGGAACACCGATTGAGCAGATCGAGCGAGACGTGATCAGTCGAACCTTGAAGGAAGTCACCAACCATCGGGAACAGGCCGCAAAGCTGTTAGGGATCAGCTTGAGAACCCTCCAATATAAAATCAAAGAATACGGCATTCGCGACTGAGGGTTCTGACCCGTAGTCTCTTCTTACTGAACACCAACGCCCATCTGAGTAGCGATTCATTCATCCCGCATCGATATGACAGGATTCAGAACTCATGCCACAGGCGCAAGAACTGCACCCCTAATCGCCCTAGAACAGCTTAACTCTGCAATTCTTGCACGAAGGAGTTTTCGGCAAGAGAGATGATGTCCCCACTCTTCATCACGAAAACCATAACCCCTCGATAGATTACATGTCCGAGTAATAATCCTGTGCCTGTTCCACAACGGCATTATCCCTGCAAGAGCTTCGATGTGTGGAGGTCATGTGGCGATAAGAATGGCTTCGGCATGAAGTGGAGAGGCTTCCGTCAGCTTCCCATCCCATTCGTGGCAACGGCCCTCATGGGGGCGCTCACCGGTTGTGCGCAACCGCCTATCGAACAACTTGCGGCCGCCAAGAAAGCGGTGGAGTCGGCGCAGGCCGCCGGGGCAGCAGAGTATGCAAGTGAGAGCCTTGCCAAACTGGAACGAGAATTCGCGTTGGCGAAAGAGGAATTTACAGGACAAGAACACGTCTTCTCAATAGTTCAATCCTTTTCCGACGCAGAGGAATTGTTGATCAAGGTGCAGGAAGATGCCAGGCAGGTTGAGGCCACTGCGGTTCACAACAAGGAAATGGCCAAAACTGCAGCTCACACCATGGAGCAAGAGGCCAAGCAGATCTTAGCCTCGGCGAAGAGATTCATGTCGCACAGACCGATTGGACCGGCACGGGCTTCAAGGACAATCATCGAGCAGAAACTCACCGGCTTAGAGAAGCGTCTTCGTGCGGTGGGTCAATTGATCGAACACGAGGATTATCTCGATGCGGAAATGCAAGCCAGGGTATTGAAGGAGAACGGTATGGCGGTTTCCGAGCAAATCCAACAGCTCTCCCCAAAGGCCACGGGTGCATTGGGCCAAGTGAGGCAGAGATCGTGACAAGGGAAAAATGAAAGAGCCGGGAACCATGTCCCAAGTTCGTGAGCAGCAGATCTGGTTGTTGAACGTGCTCGAGTCTCTGGCGGCGGTGCTTGTTGTAGTCGGAGCTATCGCCTGGGGCTGGTATCGGACTCTCCTGGTTGCCTTCAGCCTAACCGTTTTGCCCTATGCCGTGTGGCGCACAATACGAAACCTCGAACAAGAACCCGATCCGTCTCGTCATCCTGAGGAACGACTTGCGAAAGAAGGATCAACCGCGCCAGGGCTGATCTCCTGCTGGCCGGTGGATTCAGAAATGAAACACGGTCGTACGAACCGAGTCAATCAACCAATGATCCAAACAGCCACAGCCATGGAACAGAAAGGAACGCTACATGAATCCATTGCATGCCGTCACGCGTGAACGTGTGATCGATGTCGGTCCGGCCGGATTTCATCCTCCCTCGGCGATGGAATTGGGGGTGACCCATCCTGACTCCGGGTTCGGGTTGTGCTACGGCCAGCATGCGCCGGCCGATGAGGTCATTGCCGAATCAGCGCGGCAATTATATACGCGAAAGAATCCCACGATCTTTCCTGGCCCCTTGTATCTCTGGGCTTGGAATCCCGACTGGATCGCTAAAGGACAGGCCCTGTTGCGGCTCGCCGCCGAAATTCCGAATGTGATGATCATTCCGATGCCGGACTATCGGCCGAAGTATCCCAAGATCGATCCGGAGGAAGGGATCAACCCCAATCATCCAAACCTCACGATCTGGCACAACAAGATCGAGGTTGCCCTGTTCATCGGCATTCATTGCCACTATGCCAACTTGGCGCTGCGCATGATACGAGCCGGAACGAATTGCCTCACGATCGCTTTTTGCCACGACATTCATGAAGACGCGATGCTCAGCCTCCAGGATCTCGATGTGACCTACATGAATCACGTCATCGAGATTTTTCGAGCCGTGCGCAAGGAGCTGGGCGTCGAAATGCCGCCGGACGGGAAGACCGTACGCTTGACCGGCACGCAGATGCGCGCCAACCACGGGGTGGAGTGCGTGCATCCGTGTCCAGGAGCCTGAGCGGATTGGGGGAAAGGGGTAGAAAGAAGAGGACTCGAAGGATGTCGGGACCGGAGAGAAACTCACGCGAACCGCGACGCAGGACGGACCCGTTTGGGAGCGAGGACTGGTTGGCACAGCTCATCCGACTTCAGGACGCGCTGACCCTGTGTCCCACAGACATCACCTCGCGCTGTGAGTTGGCGGCATTGCTCGAAGCACTCGGGCAGCCAGAGGAAGCCTTCGTCAATTGGAAAGCAGTTTTGAGCACCGATCCCAACAATCTCACGGCACGAGAGGGAATGGCGCGTTGTCACCGGAAGGTGGGACGGCCGCTTCAATCCAGCCTGTGAGAGGAGCACGGTGATGCCGGCGATCCGGGGCACAGTCGACCGAGTCGATACCAGTACCAGCTGTGTGCAGGTGAAGGCTCCCCTGTCCGAAAGCACGACGATTCGTGGCCGAGTCTTCGTGACAGCACACATGCGGATCGTCCGAGACATTGAGCGGATCGATCTTTCCAGTCTCTGTGTGAGGGAATCGGCGGAGATTAGCTACCATCATGGATGCAAGTGAATCATAGAAGCGGAGATGATTTCGATTCGATCCGACAGTGCGATCTGGCTGTTTCAGAGCGCCCCAGGGAAAAGTTCGTGCTCAGCCTTCGTAAGAAGTTGAGACGATCTCCGAATCACAACTGAGGAGGTAGCCCATGGCGACGAAACGGAAGGCACCGGCGAAAACGTCTATACGAACAACAGCCAGCAAGAAGAAGAGGAAAGGGAAAAAGCAATAGCCCGTTGAGAGGAGGGGTCTCACGATGTCAGGACATGCCGATATCGTTCTGGTGCAATATCCACGGGGCGCCACCGCTCTGGTGTGGGTCGATTTAAGCACAGGGCGGGTGATGACCAACCATGCCGGATTACAGGTCACGTTACGCCGAGGCGTGAAGAACTGGGCTGGCCAGGTTCTCCGTCCGCACGACGGCGCGCTCTTTCTCTCCGCCGTCTACGACCACTTTTTTCTCAGCGGGTATCCGGTCCACTGGCTTGGCGTTTCTGGGTTGAAGGGAGTGCAGAACACCTATCGTGTATAGGATGAACGCGATCGACATGGCTCCCTTCACCGCATGGCTGCCGGCTCGGCCCGATCAAGAGGTGGATCTCATCGTCAAAATCGTGGGGCCTACCGCCTCGGTGCTTGTGAAAGACTGGGCGGTCATCGCCCAATTCCTTATTCAGAAAGGTCTCTCGGTTATCCTCCAGAGTAGCCGAGTCGATGATGACCGTAGCCCATTCGCCCTCACGATTCGTTTGGCCACAAAACCCTTCTCTTCCATGGGATCCGGGTGCGATGTGCTGGTCGATCTCACTGGGACGGATCCGGAATGGCGACGGAAGGGACTTCAACCGGGCAGTGTACTGATCTGGGAACCTTCGCCGAATGAGCAGGCGCAGCGCTTCCTCTCTCAAGGGGTGGTGGCCTATCCGATTCCACTTAAGGAGTTGTCCAGCAGGCAGGGCGAGGGCGTTCACGGAAGGGCTTTTACTGCGTTAGGAGTACTCCTCCATCTGCTCGGCGTATCGGAAACCACGCTCTGTCGGTGGGCACCTTCTCTTTCTGCCCCCCGATCGTTTACTGCCGGGCATGACTATGCGCGGCAGTTTGTCGAGAAACGCGATGTCTATGCCCTTCCATCTCGCTCGGTCGCTCCACAGCGTGGCATGCTGCTCAGTGCGGAGAAGGCGATCTTGTTGGGGTTCGCAGAGAACGCTTGCGAAAATCGAAACGCTTGTGCGACTGAACTGATGACCACCCCTTGGCAGTGGGTCGCCCACCATCTCGACCGTGCCCAATCGATCGTATCGGTACTGAAAAGCGAGTGGTATCCGGGTGTGCAGACCTATCGAGCGCCAAACGGAAAGGTCATGGTCCTTTCCCGAGCGGACGCTTCTGCTATCGGCTCCTGCCTCAATGGCCTCAAGGCATCTCACATCTTCGTCGCCGCAGATATCGCGGATGCGCTGAGGCTGACAATGCTGGGACAGGATCTCATTCGTACCGGCGCCAGCGACGGAGTGGGGATCCTCGTGGAAGACACCATCGTCCTTCAGCAGCAGACGGTGGAGATTCGCTCTTTGGTCGAGATGATTCGTCGTCGACGTCTCGACGACAGCTGTGCACCTGACGAAAGCCTCGCACTCTGCGAGCAAGATGGAGACGGCAACGCCGAGGTGGGGTACATCGCCTGGGGTGCGGCGCAGGGCGTGGTGCGGGATGCGGTGAGACTCTGCCGAAGTGTTGGTCTGCGAGTGGCTGGATTCTATCCCAAACTGATCAGACCGTTTCAGCACCAGGCCATGGAGGCCTTCGCGAGAACCGTCGATCGGGTCGTCCTCGTCGAGTCTGATACGGCTCAGGGTTATTGGAATGAACTGCACGCAGGCTTCTCGTTCGAGCATTCGCTGCTCACGCCGCCAGCGGGCCAATCACTCACACCGATGGATATTTTTCTCAGAGAAGGGTTGGGAACCGAGTGACATCATACTGCATTCACATCGTAGAAAGGAGTCGCCAGAATGAAACCGTATGAAATGACATTGGGGCCGGAAGGATATCTCCCGCCATCCGTCTCGGAACGAGGTGTCGTAGGCCCCTCGAAGGACGAGGGGCTTGTGATGGGGAAACGGGTCCCTGAACAACAGGCCATCGATGAAGCGGCGCGTCGGCTCTTTCAAGCCAGGAATCCCACGATCTTTCCAGGACCGTTGGTGCTTTGGGCCTGGAACCAGCGGGCCATCCGCGAGTCCGAGGTGGTACGGGCGTTGGCCGAAGCGGTTCCGGCCAAGCTCATCCCGATGGCGGATTACCGACCGAAATATCCGAAGATCGTTGCCGAAAAGGAGATCAATCCGAACCACCCCAATCTGACGATTTGGAAAAATAAGATTGATGTCTGTCTCTTCGTCGGTGTCCACTGCCATCAATCCAATATCGCGCTCAAGATCATTCGTGGAGGCACGGATTGTTTCACAATTGCGCTGTGTACCTTCAGTGGAGACGATGAAGCCCACATCACGATCAGAGATTTGACCGCCGACACGATTCAGCGCATCGTCGATTCCGTGTACCGGCAGAAGCGACAGCGGCCTTCCTAGATACCGAGGGCGCTCGATAGTCTCAACACTCATGACGCGAGGTCTTGCGATGCGATACGTTGTACTTCTGGGGCTGATCGGGGTGACGACCGCAATGGGCTCCTCCGCCTGGCCTTATACTGAAGCAATCGTCACGGATGGTGGGCAAGTGAGTGGGACCGTCCGGCTCGAGGGCCACGTTCCAAAACCGAAAGGGTATAACCTCACGACCCTGCCGGATCCGTTCTACTGCGGTCGCATTTCCGATGGGCAAGGCTGGCGCATCTTGCAGCCGTTCAATGTGGGGCCGGCCGGTGCATTCCGAGAGGTCGTCGTCTATCTTGAAGGGGTTGAGAAAGGTAAACCGTTTCACGAGGCGGGCACTCCTCAAATCGAGGCGAAGGATTGTCTGTTCCTCCCATTCACGACGGTAGTGCGAGACGACCAATCGGTGACGGTCGTCAACATGGATCCCGTCATGCACGATATTCAGGCCTATGAAACGTCGCACCTGGGCGCACGGGTGTTATTCAACGTGCCGCTCCCGATGAATCCGCAGCACCCCCGCAACTTTAAGGACCATAGCGAGGCGGCGCTGTACCACAAACATATGGCCGGTGCGCCGACGAAGCAATTGGTCAACCTCAGTAAAGGGCGTCGGATCTTCGTCATGCAGTGCGGGTTTCATGCCTACATGGAGAGTTGGGGGGTGGCCGTCACGAATCCCTACTTTGCGAAGACGGACGAACAGGGGCGGTTCATGATTACGGATGTCCCGCCTGGGGCGTATAAATTAGTCGTCTGGCATCCTTACATTCGGACGGTACATGAGCAGACCGTCACCATCACCCCGAACGGAAGCGTGGAAACAACCATCGTGGTGCAAGCACCGACGGGGAGGCTGTATGCCAACGAGGTATTGGATCATGACTATGTCCGGTACAGCGTGACGGCGGAGCAGAAAAATGAGATCGAGCCGATGATTCATAAACAGGAGCACTAAGAAGCAGGTCGTGTGTTGGAGGCGGAATGCGGAGCGGAGGGTCGACCGAATGACGTCTGACCTCTGGTTCAAGGTCAACAGGAGGCTGATTGTGAACGACGACGATACACGGGCATGGCAAGCTTGGAAGATCACGTGCGGGACGGTGTTGGTCATTGCGCTGTTGTTAACTGTCGTACATCTCGTGATGGGACGTTGAAATAGAGAGTGTGTGCCCCGATGAGCGGTGGCATGCGCACACGGAAAAGCAATGATTTCTCTATCCTCATCTAATACTTTTTAAGGTTGAATCGCATTATCCTATAGACCCTGAGATAATGTGACACGAAGCTGGGGGGTTCAAATGGTCGCATGTTGAATCTGTTATGGATTCTTCTCGGCGGGTATGGGGCCGGGATACTACTTCCCATCTGCCTGCGGGAACGGCCAGAGTCTCAACGTCTCGCGACCAGTGTCGCCGCCATCGTAGCCACCAGTGCTGGTATCGTTTTGGGGCTCCTTGGCCTCATGTCTTCGGAACCCGTCATAGCCTCTTTCTCCTCCACCATCCCTCTGCTCACCGTAGCCATTCGACTCGACCCACTCTCTGCATTCTTCGTCTTGACGATCTCCCTGGTCGGTTTCGCCACGTCGATCTATGCCATCGGATATCTTCGGCATTTAGAGCGGTTTGCATCGACTTCCACGCTCGGAGCGCTCTTTAACGCCTATCTCCTCTGTATGACGTTCGTCGTCCTGGCGGACAACGGATTCTTCTTTTTGCTCATCTGGGAACTGATGTCGCTGTTGTCCTATTTTCTCGTGGTCACTGAGCACGAGAAGGCGGAGGTGCGGTACGCGGGATTGTTCTATGTGATCATGACGCATATCGGAACTGCGTTCATTGTCGTAGCGTTCCTGATCTTCTATCAGAGTGCCGGATCATTCTCCTTTGAAGCCTTCCGGCATCCGGAGCGCCCTTTACCCGAAGGTATGCGAACGCTCGTGTTTCTCTTGATGTTGATCGGGTTCGGCACAAAGGCCGGCATCGTGCCGCTCCATGTGTGGTTGCCCTATGCGCATCCGGTGGCACCGTCTCATGTCTCAGCCGTGATGTCCGGTGTCATGATTAAGACCGCGATCTATGGTCTGATCCGAGTGTATTTTGATTTCTTCGGTGGGCAGTTCCCGTGGTGGTGGGGGTTTGTTGTCCTGTTCCTCGGGGCGACATCTGCGTTACTCGGCGTGATGTACGCGTTGATGGAACATGACCTCAAGAGGCTCCTCGCATTTCATAGTGTGGAAAACATCGGCATCATCCTGTTGGGTATCGGAGCCGGTATGATCTTTCAGTCCTACGGATTGAAAGCACTGGCCGCTCTTGGAGTCCTGGCAGGGCTCTACCATACGATTAATCACGCCCTGTTCAAGGCCTTACTGTTCTTAGGAGCCGGCTCACTGCTCTATGCCACCCATACGCGCAATATGGAAGAGTACGGCGGATTACTTCGGCGTATGCCTTGGACAGGTGGCTTCTTCTTGATCGGGGCTGTATCGATCTCGGCTCTGCCTCCAACAAATGGGTTCGTGAGCGAATGGCTGGTATTCCAAAGTCTCTTTCTGAGCTTTCAAATTCCGACGGTGTTTCTCAAGCTGATGCTGCCGATTGCGGCAACGATCTTGGCCCTCACCGGCGTCCTGGCCCTGGCCTGCTTTGCAAAGGCGTTCGGCATTGCGTTTCTTGCACAGCCACGAAGTACGCACGCCCGTCATGCTGAGGAAGTTCCAATTCCGATGCGCATTGGGATGGGTATCCTGGCCACCCTTTGCGTAGCGTTGGGCATTGCCCCGATGGTGGTGGTGCCGCTGTTGGATCGCGTTGTCGCCCCTCTGACAGGGATATCGATCACAAGCAAGGTCTTGGCGATCGATGGATGGGCGCTGGCCCCGGTGAATGTCGAATTCTCAAGCCTGTCCACGCCGGTACTTGCGTTGATGCTTATCGTGCTGGCGATGTTGGGGTTAGGACTCGCCGTCGCACTCGGAGGTCGTCTGCAAAAACGGCATTCTAAGACGTGGGGCTGTGGGATTAACCTTACACCTCGGATGGAATATACCGCGACCGGTTTCGTCCAGCCGATCAAACGAGTATTCAGTACGATCTATCAGCCGACGGTGAAACTCGAAACGGAGTTTCTTGCCGAGTCACGATACTTCGCCAAACGGCGACACTTTGAATTCCACATTGAACCGATCTTCGAGAAATATCTTTACGAACCCTTAGTGGCATTCTTTGCGACGCTGGCCGACCGCCTGAAAGTCATCCAGGCAGGCGGTCTCCATCTCTACCTGACCTATATATTCGTGACCTTGATCGCCTTGCTGTTGCTCGCGGTGTAGCCGATGCTTCAATTGATCATCCTCCTCGTGGCTCAAACAACAGTCTTATTGGCCATCTCCCCGTTTCTCGTGGGGCTCATTCGGAAGGTCAAAGCACGATTGCAATTGCGGCGGGGCGCCAGCCTCTTCCAGCCGTACGCCGATTTGGCGAAGCTCTTCCACAAGCAGCCGGTGATCTCGACCACCACCTCATGGATCTTCACGGCGACGCCGTATATCGTATTTGCCTCAATTTTGACTGCGGGTCTGCTGGTCCCGACGTTCACCTCGCAGACGCCCATGAATTTTGCGGGAAATATCATTGCGCTGGTGTATCTCCTGGCGGTGGGCACGTTTTTCTTGATTCTCGCGGGACTCGATGCTGGGTCGGCCTTTGGCGGGATGGGAAGCAGCCGGGAAGCGATCGTGGCATCGCTGACCGAGCCGGCTATGATGCTCGCGATCTTTGCCATTGCTCTGACGAATGGGTCCACAAATGTGAGCACCATCGTCCATAAAACCGCGCTGTTGGAAGGTATCGTCACGGACCCGTCACCGCATCTCATGGCGTTGGCCGCCCTCTTCATCGTGGCACTCGCCGAGACAGGACGGGTGCCGGTCGACAATCCTGCGACACACCTGGAACTCACCATGATTCATGAAGCAATGCTCCTTGAATACTCAGGGCGCTATCTCGCCTTACTCGAATGGGCAGCCGGGCTGAAACTGGCAGTGTTCCTCTCTTTGATCGCCAACGTCTTCGCGCCATGGGGCATCGCGACGACCGTCACCCCCGCCGCGATGGGAATCGGGCTCCTGGTGTACGTGGTGAAAACCGCGGCACTTGCGGTGGTCATCGGAGTCATCGAATGCATGTTCTCCAAATTGCGGTTATTTCGGGTGACGGATCTGCTGGGCGTGGCGTTCATCCTCGCGCTGCTCGGGTTGCTGTTCTTCTATATTCTTCGGAGCTGAACGGATGCAGGGGCTTTCGTCTATTGGATTACAACTGGTCGACCTATGCTCGGCCTTGCTCTTGCTGACCTGTTTCGCGATTGTGGCGCAACGGCGGCTCTCGGCCTGTGTCGACCTGTTCGCCCTGCAGTCGGCCTTTCTCGTCGTCACCGCAGCGCTGGTCGCCTATCTGACGGGAAACCAACACATCTACATTGCGGCGGGACTGACCGGCATCATTAAAGTGATCGTCATTCCTCGAGTCCTCAAGAAAGTCATTGATCGCCTCAACGTCAAACGGGAACTGGTGATGCACGTGAACGTGCCGACCGGTCTATTGATTTGCGGTGGACTGGTCATGTTGGCATTTTTCATCGCGCAGCCGATCATTCCGCTGGGATCACTCCTCACGCGAGATTCTTTAGCCATCGCCCTCGCGATCGTACTCATCGGATTGTTTACGATGATCGCGAGACAAAAGGCGGTCTCCCAACTGATCGGCTTCCTCGTCCTGGAAAACGGGCTGTTTTTGGGTGCCACCGCCGCCACCCATGGCATGCCGTTGGTCGTCGAATTGGGCGTGTTCTTTGATGTGCTCATTGCGACATTGATCGCGGGAATCTATACGAATCGCTTACAAGATGCATTCGACAGTGTGGATACGGACCGACTCACCGTCCTGAAAGAATAGACGAGGCTTTCCTTGATGATCGCAGTCATGGTCTTGTTGATCGCT from Candidatus Nitrospira nitrosa includes:
- a CDS encoding respiratory chain complex I subunit 1 family protein, which encodes MLQLIILLVAQTTVLLAISPFLVGLIRKVKARLQLRRGASLFQPYADLAKLFHKQPVISTTTSWIFTATPYIVFASILTAGLLVPTFTSQTPMNFAGNIIALVYLLAVGTFFLILAGLDAGSAFGGMGSSREAIVASLTEPAMMLAIFAIALTNGSTNVSTIVHKTALLEGIVTDPSPHLMALAALFIVALAETGRVPVDNPATHLELTMIHEAMLLEYSGRYLALLEWAAGLKLAVFLSLIANVFAPWGIATTVTPAAMGIGLLVYVVKTAALAVVIGVIECMFSKLRLFRVTDLLGVAFILALLGLLFFYILRS
- a CDS encoding hydrogenase — protein: MQGLSSIGLQLVDLCSALLLLTCFAIVAQRRLSACVDLFALQSAFLVVTAALVAYLTGNQHIYIAAGLTGIIKVIVIPRVLKKVIDRLNVKRELVMHVNVPTGLLICGGLVMLAFFIAQPIIPLGSLLTRDSLAIALAIVLIGLFTMIARQKAVSQLIGFLVLENGLFLGATAATHGMPLVVELGVFFDVLIATLIAGIYTNRLQDAFDSVDTDRLTVLKE